In a single window of the Nodularia spumigena CCY9414 genome:
- a CDS encoding phosphoribulokinase, with protein MTTKPERVVLIGVAGDSGCGKSTFLRRLIDLFGEEFMTVICLDDYHSLDRKQRKETGITALDPRANNFDLMYEQIKALKEGQVIQKPIYNHETGMIDPPERVEPNHIIVVEGLHPLYDERVRSLLDFSVYFDISDQVKIAWKIQRDMAERGHRYEDVLAQINSRKPDFEKFIEPQREFADVVLQVLPTNLIKNDTERKVLRVRMLQREDKEGFEPTYLFDEGSTINWTPCGRKLTCSYPGMQVYYGSDVYYGRYVSVLEVDGQFDNLDEVIYVETHLSKTSTKYEGEMTHLLLQHREYPGSNNGTGLFQVLTGLKMRAAYERLTTKEAKLAVQV; from the coding sequence ATGACAACTAAGCCCGAACGCGTGGTATTGATTGGAGTAGCCGGAGACTCTGGATGCGGTAAATCTACCTTTTTGCGTCGTTTAATAGATTTATTTGGTGAAGAGTTCATGACGGTTATCTGCTTAGATGACTATCACTCCCTAGACCGCAAGCAGCGCAAAGAAACTGGGATAACTGCACTTGACCCCAGAGCCAACAATTTTGACCTGATGTATGAGCAAATCAAAGCGCTCAAAGAAGGTCAAGTAATTCAGAAGCCGATTTATAACCACGAAACCGGTATGATTGATCCACCAGAGCGTGTGGAGCCAAATCACATCATAGTTGTAGAAGGTCTGCATCCTTTATATGATGAACGGGTGCGATCGCTACTAGATTTCAGCGTCTACTTTGATATTAGTGATCAAGTCAAAATTGCTTGGAAAATCCAGCGCGATATGGCAGAAAGGGGACATCGCTATGAAGATGTTCTCGCTCAAATCAATTCTCGTAAACCCGATTTTGAAAAATTCATCGAGCCACAAAGAGAATTTGCTGATGTGGTCCTTCAGGTACTACCCACGAACCTGATTAAAAACGATACAGAGCGTAAGGTGCTACGGGTACGTATGCTCCAACGTGAAGACAAGGAAGGCTTTGAGCCAACCTACTTGTTTGATGAAGGGTCTACAATTAACTGGACTCCTTGCGGACGCAAACTCACTTGTTCATACCCTGGTATGCAAGTATACTATGGTTCTGATGTCTACTACGGTCGCTACGTCTCAGTATTAGAAGTAGACGGTCAATTCGACAACCTAGATGAAGTTATTTATGTCGAAACTCATCTGAGTAAGACATCCACCAAGTATGAAGGTGAGATGACTCACTTACTACTTCAACACCGTGAGTATCCAGGTTCCAATAATGGAACTGGGTTGTTCCAAGTGCTGACAGGTTTGAAAATGCGCGCCGCCTACGAGCGCTTAACAACAAAAGAAGCAAAACTAGCAGTTCAAGTTTAA
- the petH gene encoding ferredoxin--NADP reductase, whose translation MYNQGAVEGAANRELGSRVFVYEVVGLRQNEETDQTNYPIRKSGSVFIRVPYNRMNQEMRRITRLGGKIVSIQAVSTLEQLNGKVSHESAEHKEESLVTSDKAANTEGNGKATPVANSEVKGFAKPPAEDQLKKKDKKGNTMTQAKAKKGADVPVNIYRPNAPFVGKCISNEPLVKEDGIGIVQHLKFDLSGGDLKYVEGQSIGIIPPGVDKNGKPEKLRLYSIASTRHGDDVDDKTVSLCVRQLEYKHPETGETVYGVCSTHLTQLEVGAEVKITGPVGKEMLLPEDPEAKVIMMATGTGIAPMRAYLWRMFKDAERAANPEYQFKGFSWLIFGVPTTPNILYKEELEQMQEKYPDNFRLTCAISREQKNPQGGRMYIQDRVAEHADELWQLIKEEKTHTYICGLRGMEGGIDEALTAAAAKEGVVWSDYQKQLKKAHRWHVETY comes from the coding sequence ATGTACAATCAAGGTGCTGTTGAGGGTGCTGCCAACAGAGAATTAGGTAGCCGCGTCTTCGTTTACGAAGTGGTGGGTCTGCGCCAGAACGAAGAAACTGATCAAACAAACTACCCAATTCGTAAAAGTGGCAGTGTGTTCATCAGAGTACCTTACAACCGCATGAATCAAGAAATGCGACGGATCACTCGCCTCGGCGGTAAAATTGTTAGTATCCAAGCTGTAAGTACTCTAGAACAACTTAATGGTAAAGTTTCTCATGAGAGTGCTGAACACAAAGAGGAGTCTTTAGTTACATCTGACAAAGCTGCTAACACTGAGGGGAATGGTAAAGCCACACCTGTTGCTAATAGTGAAGTCAAAGGCTTTGCTAAACCACCAGCTGAAGATCAGCTTAAAAAGAAGGACAAAAAAGGCAACACCATGACTCAAGCGAAAGCCAAAAAAGGCGCTGACGTTCCTGTCAATATTTACCGTCCTAATGCTCCATTTGTTGGTAAGTGTATATCTAATGAACCGTTAGTTAAAGAAGACGGTATTGGTATTGTTCAGCACCTCAAGTTTGACCTATCCGGCGGTGATTTGAAATACGTAGAAGGTCAAAGTATTGGGATTATTCCCCCAGGTGTAGACAAGAACGGCAAGCCAGAAAAACTCAGACTGTATTCCATTGCTTCCACTCGTCACGGTGATGATGTGGATGATAAAACTGTATCACTGTGCGTCCGTCAGTTGGAGTATAAACACCCAGAAACAGGCGAAACAGTCTACGGTGTTTGTTCGACTCACCTGACTCAACTTGAAGTTGGCGCAGAAGTGAAAATCACTGGCCCAGTCGGTAAGGAAATGTTGCTACCCGAAGATCCAGAAGCCAAAGTGATCATGATGGCAACTGGAACAGGTATTGCTCCGATGCGGGCTTACCTGTGGCGGATGTTTAAGGATGCAGAAAGAGCAGCTAACCCAGAGTACCAGTTTAAAGGATTCTCTTGGCTGATATTTGGTGTTCCCACAACTCCAAATATTTTATATAAAGAAGAACTGGAACAAATGCAGGAGAAGTATCCTGATAACTTCCGCCTTACCTGTGCCATCAGCCGGGAACAAAAAAATCCCCAAGGTGGTAGAATGTACATCCAAGACCGTGTAGCAGAACACGCGGATGAATTGTGGCAGTTGATTAAAGAAGAAAAAACTCACACCTACATCTGCGGTTTGCGTGGTATGGAAGGTGGTATTGATGAAGCGCTGACTGCTGCTGCTGCTAAGGAAGGAGTCGTTTGGAGTGATTACCAGAAGCAACTCAAAAAAGCTCATCGCTGGCACGTAGAAACTTACTAA
- a CDS encoding tRNA (cytidine(34)-2'-O)-methyltransferase: MPQVVLVYPQIPPNTGNIARTCAATGTELHLVAPLGFEISDRYLKRAGLDYWPYVKLHYHESLEAFQATHQERGGRCLGFTVRGNFNYASFQFQADDWLLFGSETTGLPSTILSDCDATLYIPMAEPHVRSLNLSVSVAVSLFEARRQLGDLL; this comes from the coding sequence ATGCCCCAGGTTGTTTTAGTTTATCCGCAAATACCCCCAAACACAGGCAATATTGCCCGTACTTGTGCCGCTACGGGTACAGAATTACATTTAGTAGCACCTTTGGGGTTTGAAATTAGCGATCGCTACCTCAAAAGAGCAGGTTTAGATTATTGGCCTTATGTCAAACTGCACTATCACGAATCCTTAGAAGCCTTTCAAGCCACACATCAAGAACGTGGAGGTCGATGTTTAGGCTTCACCGTTAGGGGCAATTTTAATTACGCCAGCTTTCAATTTCAAGCTGATGATTGGTTGCTTTTTGGTAGCGAAACCACAGGCTTACCATCCACAATTCTCTCAGATTGTGATGCCACACTCTATATTCCGATGGCAGAACCTCATGTTCGCAGCTTGAATCTTTCGGTTAGTGTCGCGGTAAGCTTGTTTGAAGCCCGTCGTCAATTGGGTGATTTACTGTAA
- a CDS encoding DUF2358 domain-containing protein — MESQLQIEQVIKTLEEDFPTLFEKDISYDIYTQDIYFQDPVNKFKWKFNYRIIFWTLRFHARLFFTQIYFDLHEVSQPAKDRILAKWTVRGILRVPWKARLLFNGYSTYKLNQDTLIYEHIDTWDRQPGEIVKQFWQKAETDDEC; from the coding sequence GTGGAATCTCAATTGCAGATTGAACAAGTAATAAAGACCCTTGAAGAGGATTTCCCAACACTGTTTGAAAAAGATATTTCCTATGATATTTATACGCAGGATATTTATTTTCAAGATCCTGTGAATAAATTTAAATGGAAATTCAACTATCGGATAATATTTTGGACGTTGCGATTTCACGCCCGGCTATTTTTTACGCAAATTTATTTTGATTTGCATGAAGTATCGCAGCCAGCAAAGGATAGGATTTTAGCCAAGTGGACAGTTCGCGGAATTTTGCGTGTTCCCTGGAAAGCCCGGCTATTGTTCAATGGCTATTCCACATATAAACTTAACCAAGACACTTTGATATATGAGCATATCGACACTTGGGATCGTCAGCCGGGAGAAATTGTAAAGCAGTTTTGGCAAAAGGCAGAAACAGATGATGAGTGCTGA
- a CDS encoding CAAD domain-containing protein has product MQEPEFTETKSKEAAVPDINNQTGTITKLQRPVQSQEQWQKYGEQISGFLATLPEYLGSFFNQYKQPLVSVGLIVAAIVSVKVLLAVLDSLNDIPLVAPTFELIGIGYSAWFVYRYLLKASTRKELTSEITTLKSQVVGKNNPEA; this is encoded by the coding sequence ATGCAAGAACCGGAATTCACAGAAACCAAATCTAAAGAGGCAGCAGTGCCAGATATCAACAACCAAACAGGAACCATTACCAAACTCCAGCGTCCTGTGCAGTCTCAAGAGCAATGGCAAAAATACGGTGAACAAATTTCTGGTTTTTTAGCAACACTGCCCGAATACCTGGGAAGCTTTTTTAATCAATATAAGCAGCCCTTGGTTAGCGTTGGTTTAATTGTCGCCGCAATTGTTTCGGTTAAGGTACTCTTGGCAGTATTAGACTCTTTGAATGATATTCCTTTAGTCGCACCGACCTTTGAGTTGATTGGTATTGGCTACTCTGCTTGGTTTGTTTATCGCTATTTGCTCAAAGCCTCGACCCGGAAAGAGCTAACGAGTGAAATCACCACTCTGAAATCGCAAGTTGTCGGTAAAAATAATCCAGAAGCTTAA
- a CDS encoding pentapeptide repeat-containing protein: MKLQLFAALALATPLIFTSTVNAGNSQDLQKLNLTRECVQCDLSGVNLRGAHLIGADLRGANLSGANLEGVNLEGADLTNANLKGANLTSAMLTNVNFKAANLNGANLTRAQIYDANVYGASMDDMIITDAEIYHTGIGIGGEEADMFPDWD, translated from the coding sequence ATGAAACTCCAGCTATTCGCGGCTCTAGCCTTAGCAACTCCCCTAATTTTTACTAGCACAGTTAACGCTGGTAATTCGCAGGACTTACAAAAGCTAAATTTGACTAGAGAATGTGTCCAGTGCGATTTATCAGGAGTTAACCTCAGAGGCGCTCATTTAATTGGCGCTGACTTACGAGGAGCAAATCTCTCTGGAGCTAACCTCGAAGGAGTCAATCTTGAAGGCGCAGACTTAACTAATGCGAATTTGAAAGGTGCAAACTTAACTTCAGCTATGCTGACTAACGTTAATTTTAAAGCAGCCAATCTCAACGGAGCCAATCTGACTCGCGCTCAAATTTACGATGCTAATGTATATGGAGCATCAATGGATGATATGATCATTACTGATGCCGAAATTTATCATACTGGAATCGGTATTGGTGGAGAGGAAGCAGATATGTTCCCCGATTGGGATTAG
- a CDS encoding homoserine dehydrogenase, producing the protein MGVKLGILGLGTVGTGTVQLLQDVVGRNLLLQSVEIYRVGVRSLAKIRDVELPADVLTTDLESIVNDPAVDIVVELIGGLEPARSLILQALNNGKHVVTANKAAIARFGAEIFTTANEAGVYVMLEAAVGGGIPVIQPLKQSLSVNRIHTITGIVNGTTNYILTRMQTEGSNFSDVLADAQRLGYAEADPTADVDGLDAADKIAILASLGFDGRINLEDVYCEGIRQVSKTDITYAEKLGFVIKLLAIAKQYSPSSPLSVRVHPTLVPKAHPLASINGVYNAILVEGEPIGQVMFFGPGAGAGATASAVTSDILNLVAVLKTSTTNPNPLLTCGHQDYCQIAPITELVTRFYARFLTKDQPGVIGKLGTCFGNYGVSLESVVQTGFQGGLAEIVVVTHDVREGDFRQALAEIQNLEAIDSIPSLLRVL; encoded by the coding sequence GTGGGAGTGAAACTAGGAATATTAGGTTTAGGCACTGTGGGTACAGGTACGGTGCAGTTACTGCAAGATGTGGTGGGACGTAACCTGTTGTTGCAGTCCGTGGAAATATATCGCGTGGGTGTGCGATCGCTTGCTAAAATCAGAGATGTAGAATTACCTGCCGATGTCTTAACTACAGATTTAGAGTCTATTGTCAATGATCCGGCGGTAGATATTGTTGTGGAGTTGATTGGGGGACTGGAACCTGCGCGATCGCTGATTCTCCAAGCCTTAAACAATGGTAAACACGTCGTCACCGCCAACAAAGCGGCGATCGCTCGTTTTGGCGCAGAAATTTTTACAACTGCCAACGAAGCGGGGGTATATGTCATGCTAGAAGCGGCTGTAGGCGGCGGTATACCAGTGATTCAACCCCTGAAGCAGTCTTTAAGTGTTAACCGTATTCATACTATTACAGGCATCGTTAACGGTACAACAAATTACATCCTCACCAGGATGCAAACCGAAGGTAGTAACTTCAGCGATGTCTTAGCTGATGCTCAAAGATTAGGTTATGCCGAAGCTGACCCCACAGCTGATGTAGACGGCTTAGACGCAGCCGATAAAATCGCCATTTTGGCATCATTAGGCTTTGATGGACGCATCAACTTAGAAGATGTTTATTGTGAAGGTATTAGGCAAGTTAGTAAGACAGATATTACTTATGCCGAAAAATTGGGATTTGTGATTAAATTATTAGCGATCGCTAAACAATACAGTCCCTCATCTCCCCTGTCCGTCAGAGTGCATCCCACCTTAGTACCCAAAGCACATCCATTAGCTAGCATTAACGGTGTTTATAACGCCATTCTCGTAGAAGGTGAACCCATAGGGCAAGTAATGTTTTTTGGCCCCGGTGCAGGTGCGGGCGCAACAGCCAGTGCCGTCACCTCGGATATCTTGAATTTAGTTGCTGTCCTCAAAACCAGTACAACTAACCCCAATCCCCTGTTAACTTGTGGACACCAAGATTACTGTCAAATTGCCCCCATCACCGAACTCGTGACGCGATTTTATGCCCGGTTCCTCACCAAAGACCAACCTGGAGTTATTGGTAAATTGGGTACTTGCTTTGGCAACTATGGCGTGAGCTTAGAATCAGTAGTCCAAACAGGCTTTCAGGGAGGACTAGCAGAAATTGTGGTTGTCACCCATGATGTTCGAGAAGGCGATTTTCGGCAAGCCCTGGCAGAAATTCAGAATTTAGAAGCGATCGATAGTATTCCCAGTTTACTGCGAGTGCTGTAA
- the gshA gene encoding glutamate--cysteine ligase, which produces MVLLKGFEIEMYTGTPQGEIVGLSDKIVASLDGFVREPDSRNVEYITDPLHKYENLLCALLRPRRKLRSYLESLSNYTLIPGSTLSLGGSDRFFRSNPDNPYHDYIEHTYGTQVVTASVHINIGISDPEVLMRACRLIRLEAPLFLALSASSPFLDGNATGYHSSRWAVFPQTPAHVPLFTSHAHHIQWVEAQIAAGTMQNVRHLWTSVRPNGDRRPHDLNRLELRICDLVSDPIALLAISAFLEARLLQLIENPDLDPLTQSTFSPEELLALTAQNETAAATASLDAQLIHWQDGRTILARDWIAEIYQDVWAIAKQHGFSCFLSPLQKILRAGNEAQQWLQLHSVGFDSQRVITQAIVATAEREVELENKLCSSVIA; this is translated from the coding sequence GTGGTCCTATTAAAAGGCTTCGAGATTGAGATGTATACTGGTACGCCTCAAGGTGAAATAGTCGGTCTCTCTGACAAAATTGTGGCTTCTTTGGATGGGTTTGTGCGGGAACCGGATAGCCGCAATGTGGAATACATCACAGACCCATTGCATAAATACGAGAACTTATTGTGTGCTTTGTTACGTCCCCGGCGAAAGTTACGCAGCTACCTCGAAAGTTTGAGTAATTATACTCTGATTCCAGGTAGCACTTTGTCTTTGGGTGGCAGCGATCGCTTTTTTCGTTCTAACCCCGATAACCCTTATCATGACTATATTGAACATACCTACGGGACGCAGGTAGTTACTGCCAGTGTTCATATTAATATCGGTATCAGTGACCCAGAAGTATTAATGCGGGCTTGTCGGTTGATTCGTTTAGAAGCTCCTTTATTTTTGGCTTTGAGTGCTTCCTCTCCTTTCCTGGATGGTAATGCTACCGGTTATCATTCCAGCCGTTGGGCTGTGTTTCCCCAAACTCCCGCCCATGTACCTTTATTTACCAGCCACGCCCATCATATTCAATGGGTGGAGGCACAAATAGCGGCGGGAACTATGCAAAATGTCCGCCATTTATGGACATCGGTAAGACCAAATGGCGATCGCCGTCCTCATGACCTGAATCGCCTGGAATTACGCATTTGTGACTTGGTTTCCGATCCTATTGCTTTACTAGCTATTTCAGCCTTCCTAGAAGCCCGTTTGTTGCAGTTAATCGAAAACCCTGACCTCGATCCTTTAACTCAAAGCACTTTCTCTCCTGAAGAATTACTTGCTCTCACCGCCCAGAATGAAACAGCCGCAGCTACTGCTAGTCTTGATGCTCAATTGATTCATTGGCAAGATGGTAGAACTATCCTGGCTAGAGATTGGATTGCTGAAATATATCAAGATGTTTGGGCGATCGCTAAACAACACGGTTTTAGCTGTTTCCTGTCTCCTTTGCAGAAAATTCTCCGCGCAGGTAATGAAGCCCAACAGTGGTTACAACTCCACTCAGTCGGTTTTGACTCTCAGCGTGTGATCACTCAGGCGATTGTGGCGACTGCAGAACGGGAAGTTGAACTAGAAAACAAATTGTGTTCTTCTGTGATAGCTTAA
- a CDS encoding alpha/beta fold hydrolase, which yields MFVIQNSWQHEYIITNGVKLHYVTQGAGPLMLMLHGFPEFWYSWRHQIPEFAQDFQVVALDLRGYNDSDKPKEQSAYVMDEFIKDVEGVIHGLGYDKCILVGHDWGGAIAWSFAYAHPEMVERLIILNLPHPAKFAQGLRTYQQLLRSWYVFLFQLPWLPEFLLQLSDYEAIEKVIQGTAVNQSAFTAADIDAYKNAAAKRGATTAMLNYYRNIFPCLFSQKHWGMLAVPTLMIWGENDTALGKELTYDTAAYVNDFKIHYIPDCGHWVQQEKPDLVNQYIREYLVS from the coding sequence ATGTTTGTAATCCAGAATTCTTGGCAACATGAATATATAATCACCAATGGCGTGAAACTGCACTACGTCACTCAAGGCGCAGGGCCTTTAATGCTGATGTTACATGGATTTCCTGAGTTTTGGTATTCTTGGCGGCATCAAATCCCAGAATTTGCCCAGGATTTTCAAGTTGTCGCCCTTGATTTACGTGGCTACAACGATAGCGATAAACCCAAAGAGCAATCAGCTTATGTCATGGATGAATTTATTAAAGACGTGGAAGGGGTAATTCACGGATTAGGATACGACAAGTGTATCTTAGTTGGACATGATTGGGGTGGTGCGATAGCTTGGTCTTTTGCCTATGCTCACCCCGAAATGGTAGAGCGATTAATTATCCTCAACCTCCCTCACCCTGCTAAATTTGCCCAAGGCTTACGCACTTATCAGCAGTTACTTCGCAGCTGGTATGTATTCTTATTTCAGCTACCTTGGCTACCTGAATTCCTTCTACAGTTATCCGACTATGAAGCAATTGAAAAGGTTATTCAAGGCACAGCAGTGAATCAAAGCGCTTTCACCGCCGCCGATATTGATGCTTATAAAAACGCTGCGGCAAAACGTGGTGCTACTACAGCCATGTTAAACTATTATCGTAATATTTTTCCCTGCTTATTCAGCCAGAAACATTGGGGAATGTTGGCTGTACCCACACTGATGATTTGGGGCGAAAATGATACTGCACTTGGCAAAGAACTAACCTACGACACCGCCGCCTATGTCAATGACTTCAAAATTCACTATATTCCCGATTGTGGTCATTGGGTACAGCAAGAAAAGCCTGATTTAGTTAATCAGTATATCCGGGAATATTTGGTTTCTTAA
- a CDS encoding peptidoglycan DD-metalloendopeptidase family protein, with translation MKRALKKREKAVLKNTPSSDDALVEHLEHLEHLNIVVNPKVKRRVRTKAAMIGLAISMGATSLLVTRQSDQAQAAAPVGSQKAASTIPAASDTTVKFASTTLKTQTVLPASLSENPVIVEPTAISQLPGLEAKWQVAASGMSVPVPVLTSESNKTADNTTSLNLQPPVSQGLSTPIEPNETVVVLSSGDSVTKETGEAQPQALENPDPSGEMNAQLKAQQEFALNRLQEKSHRLRNSLAESRSEETQVLSKNDIALTQPKTTEKAPLISASQTVVEESSNLSNDNTEDLISRLKQTQETSESNPQALTIPVPATQRIVALLGNTGYEVKPGDTLAAIASRYNISISELVKANHLTNPHQLKISQKLVIPGTPVNRSRAIQIPVAVNSNSGYSSTTPQLANYPVTSANNYPNLPPASSQLPLSGNNESVSIPIPVTTNNQNQVNVNTVTATETESISSDVNGLGGDTPIPALFGEMQEAQKSTEQAASTKDNEGLRVLRADIERLQEKHRQQQFGNTTSPAATEPKKAVAPTPIVQTSSLHAEIRKLQEKYRSQESGNTTSPAANQPETNLIAIPIAQTNSLEADIQNLREQYRQQQSGNTTSPAATEPKTVTIATPVAQTNSPEAQIQKLREQYRQQQSGNATSPAATEPKTAPIAIPVFQPNNTAAFQPASGQKNAAIPIHVPTLNLPGYGQSAHLPTRTRRANEPINPEFSSSLNASGQRTITTPSGADISDTLGNLRGTRVTPQLRPQLPPLAAVEQYLPKPIDATTPPPSTGSTSYIWPAKGVLTSGYGRRWGRMHRGIDIANATGTPIFAVADGVVAKSGWNRGGYGILVEIRHEDGTMTRYAHNSRTLVRAGQQVTQGQQIANMGSTGFSTGPHTHFEIHPAGKGATDPIAFLPKERL, from the coding sequence TTGAAACGAGCATTGAAAAAAAGAGAAAAGGCTGTGCTGAAAAATACCCCCAGCAGTGATGATGCCCTAGTGGAACACCTAGAACACCTAGAACACTTAAATATTGTAGTTAATCCCAAGGTTAAGCGCCGGGTGCGGACAAAAGCCGCCATGATTGGTTTGGCTATCTCAATGGGAGCAACCAGCCTTTTGGTGACTCGACAAAGCGATCAAGCCCAAGCAGCCGCTCCTGTAGGTAGCCAAAAGGCAGCCTCAACAATTCCTGCTGCTTCTGACACTACAGTGAAATTTGCTTCCACAACGCTGAAGACTCAAACAGTCTTACCAGCTAGCTTGTCAGAAAATCCTGTCATCGTGGAACCAACAGCAATTTCACAGTTACCAGGGCTTGAAGCTAAATGGCAAGTTGCGGCCAGTGGAATGTCTGTGCCAGTTCCTGTTCTGACATCAGAATCAAACAAAACAGCCGACAACACAACTTCCTTAAATTTACAACCCCCAGTATCACAGGGATTGTCAACCCCAATAGAGCCAAATGAGACAGTTGTTGTACTGTCCAGTGGTGATAGCGTGACGAAGGAAACTGGCGAAGCACAACCACAGGCACTGGAAAACCCAGATCCCAGTGGTGAAATGAATGCTCAACTGAAGGCGCAGCAAGAATTTGCTCTCAATCGCTTACAAGAAAAATCGCACCGTTTAAGAAATAGTCTGGCGGAGTCGCGGTCTGAGGAGACCCAAGTTTTATCAAAAAATGACATAGCTTTGACACAGCCGAAAACGACAGAAAAAGCGCCCTTAATCAGCGCCAGTCAAACGGTAGTAGAAGAGTCGTCAAATTTAAGCAATGACAACACCGAAGATTTAATATCGAGGTTAAAACAAACACAAGAAACCAGTGAATCGAACCCGCAAGCCTTAACAATACCCGTACCAGCAACACAGCGAATTGTGGCGTTATTGGGTAATACAGGTTACGAAGTTAAACCTGGAGACACATTAGCTGCGATCGCTAGTAGATACAATATTTCTATCTCAGAACTAGTTAAGGCAAATCATCTTACCAATCCCCATCAACTCAAAATTAGCCAAAAACTGGTGATTCCTGGGACTCCGGTTAACCGCTCTAGAGCTATTCAGATCCCAGTAGCAGTTAACTCCAATAGCGGGTATTCTAGTACTACGCCTCAACTAGCCAACTACCCTGTAACCAGTGCTAACAACTACCCTAATCTCCCCCCTGCTTCATCACAGTTACCATTATCTGGGAATAACGAGAGTGTAAGTATCCCCATACCAGTCACTACGAATAACCAGAACCAGGTAAATGTAAATACTGTTACAGCCACAGAGACAGAATCTATTAGTTCTGATGTTAACGGACTAGGTGGTGATACACCAATCCCAGCACTCTTTGGCGAAATGCAGGAAGCTCAAAAATCGACTGAGCAAGCGGCCAGCACAAAAGATAATGAAGGTCTGCGCGTCTTACGTGCGGACATCGAGAGATTACAAGAGAAACACCGCCAGCAACAGTTTGGGAATACCACCAGTCCAGCCGCGACAGAACCAAAGAAAGCTGTTGCGCCGACTCCCATTGTTCAAACAAGCAGCCTACACGCGGAAATCAGGAAATTACAGGAGAAATACCGCAGCCAAGAATCTGGGAATACCACCAGTCCAGCCGCTAACCAACCTGAGACAAACCTCATAGCAATTCCCATTGCTCAAACAAATAGCCTAGAAGCAGACATCCAGAATTTACGCGAGCAATATCGCCAGCAACAGTCTGGGAATACCACCAGTCCAGCCGCGACGGAACCAAAGACAGTTACCATAGCGACTCCGGTTGCTCAAACAAATAGCCCAGAAGCCCAAATCCAGAAACTACGGGAGCAATACCGCCAGCAACAGTCTGGAAATGCCACCAGTCCAGCCGCGACGGAACCAAAGACAGCTCCCATCGCGATTCCTGTTTTTCAACCGAATAATACCGCAGCTTTTCAACCCGCTTCGGGACAAAAGAATGCGGCAATTCCCATTCATGTTCCCACTTTGAATTTACCAGGCTATGGTCAATCGGCTCATCTCCCCACCCGTACTCGTCGAGCCAACGAGCCAATCAATCCAGAGTTCTCCTCCAGTCTCAATGCATCTGGCCAGAGAACAATAACAACTCCCAGTGGTGCTGATATCTCAGACACTCTCGGAAACTTGCGGGGAACCAGAGTTACTCCACAATTACGGCCACAGTTACCGCCTTTGGCAGCAGTGGAGCAATACTTACCCAAGCCCATTGACGCGACTACACCTCCCCCTTCAACAGGTTCAACAAGCTACATATGGCCTGCAAAAGGTGTACTTACCTCCGGCTATGGTAGACGCTGGGGAAGAATGCACAGGGGTATTGATATTGCTAACGCTACTGGCACGCCAATTTTCGCAGTCGCTGACGGTGTAGTTGCTAAATCTGGCTGGAACAGAGGTGGTTACGGCATCCTTGTGGAAATTCGCCATGAGGATGGCACTATGACTCGTTATGCTCACAATAGCCGCACTTTGGTGCGAGCAGGTCAACAGGTGACCCAAGGGCAACAAATTGCTAACATGGGTAGCACTGGTTTCAGTACTGGACCACACACTCACTTTGAAATTCACCCAGCAGGTAAGGGCGCAACCGATCCTATTGCCTTCTTACCAAAGGAACGTCTGTAA